The following is a genomic window from Acidobacteriota bacterium.
ATCAGGACCTCGGCATTCTTCTGGTGGCGCAGGATCTCGCGGATGGGCTTGGCGATGTCCCCGGGCGAGAGCCCCGCGGTCGCGACCTGGTAGAGCAGAGGTTGGAAGCTGTGATGGTTCTTGCGGTCGATGAGCGTGACGGCGACGGGCGCGTTGCGCAGCGCCTGCGCGGCGTAGAGCCCGCCAAAGCCGCCTCCGACGATGACGACGCGAGGAGAAGACTCGGTTTGCATCGCTAGCAGTGTAAACACCCTTGGCTCAATCTCGTCTTTGTCGTTGACGAGTTCCGTATAGTGATGCTATACACTATACGGATGATCCGGAGCTTCCGCCATCAGGGTGTGGAGCAGTTCTTTCGTACCGGTTCGAGGCGCGGCATCCGGCCGCAACACGCCGAGAAGCTGCGGAAGCAGCTGTTTGCGCTCGACAATGCGAAGCGTCCGCAGGATATGAACGCATCCGGATGGCGACTGCGTCCGCTGCGGGGAAATCTGCATGGCCACTGGCCGGTCGACGTGAGCGGGAACTGGCGGCTGACCTTCGCCTTCGAAGGGGAAGATGCCGTGCTGGTGGACTATCAG
Proteins encoded in this region:
- a CDS encoding type II toxin-antitoxin system RelE/ParE family toxin; this encodes MIRSFRHQGVEQFFRTGSRRGIRPQHAEKLRKQLFALDNAKRPQDMNASGWRLRPLRGNLHGHWPVDVSGNWRLTFAFEGEDAVLVDYQDYH